Proteins co-encoded in one Desulfovibrio inopinatus DSM 10711 genomic window:
- a CDS encoding cytochrome c3 family protein, translating to MKFPKRLFAISTVTLALFLLAVIGYLVPEAKQDVPTRVLLNNKGGNVIFTHAKHAEDYGLVCDDCHHDNMPNPQRSIACGECHPASFDAKFIKNHVNMFGNSSSCITCHHVEYTGSTFHHDEHLQNTGDDCQLCHHSTDIEPEPMACSTCHEKVGNENMPSIAEAAHTRCAECHSEMFDLHLQGCGNCHEPINMKHYTGEYTQCSACHEKRGKDLIMTRMDAYHDQCMKCHRELKKGPYGEDDCFLCHIR from the coding sequence ATGAAATTTCCCAAGCGTTTGTTTGCAATCAGCACCGTGACGTTGGCCCTCTTTCTCCTGGCTGTGATCGGCTACCTGGTTCCAGAAGCCAAGCAAGACGTTCCCACCAGGGTGCTCCTCAACAATAAAGGCGGCAATGTAATATTTACTCACGCCAAACATGCTGAAGATTATGGGCTTGTGTGCGATGACTGCCATCATGACAATATGCCTAACCCGCAACGCTCCATTGCCTGTGGCGAATGCCATCCTGCCTCTTTTGACGCCAAATTCATTAAAAATCACGTCAACATGTTTGGGAATAGCTCGTCATGTATAACATGTCATCATGTTGAATATACCGGATCGACCTTCCATCACGACGAACATTTACAAAATACTGGCGATGATTGTCAGTTATGTCACCATTCTACCGATATCGAGCCCGAACCTATGGCCTGTTCAACGTGCCACGAAAAGGTTGGGAACGAGAATATGCCCAGTATAGCCGAGGCCGCCCACACCCGTTGTGCGGAATGTCATAGCGAGATGTTTGATCTCCACCTGCAAGGCTGCGGCAATTGTCACGAACCAATCAATATGAAACACTACACGGGTGAGTATACTCAGTGCTCGGCGTGTCATGAAAAAAGAGGTAAGGATCTTATCATGACCAGGATGGATGCCTACCACGACCAGTGTATGAAGTGCCATCGGGAACTCAAAAAGGGTCCGTACGGCGAAGACGATTGTTTCCTCTGTCACATACGGTAG
- a CDS encoding RnfABCDGE type electron transport complex subunit D — MKNFLTSPVLTVAVPPHIHCGKTVKGLSLHTIYALIPAILFAVAHYGIDAIRVMALSCAVAVVTEYLCAMVMEQEAAIDDLSSVVIGLIFAFILPASAPWWLVVMGSVSSIALGKMIFGGIGGAPVCAAALGWAICRVSWPHAMDIEACMLSAPWDYPLGQLKHFGVEYMHPASLVEMFFGNQLGWLGASQVGAVLLGGIYLLWKGWLRPYIPIAFLVGVFIGAFSFYDLDPTQYASPIFHLFAGGTVFAAFFLATDPSSSPSGSRAMILYGLLGGVLTVIIRVYGKYPDGVVFAVLLANLFAPLIERIRPKPFGAR; from the coding sequence ATGAAAAATTTCCTCACGTCTCCTGTTTTGACGGTTGCCGTCCCTCCGCACATCCATTGTGGAAAAACCGTTAAAGGACTCTCGCTCCATACGATATACGCGCTGATACCGGCGATACTTTTCGCGGTGGCCCATTATGGCATCGACGCGATACGAGTTATGGCATTGTCCTGTGCGGTCGCTGTGGTCACGGAATATCTCTGCGCTATGGTTATGGAACAGGAAGCGGCCATTGATGATTTGAGTAGCGTGGTGATTGGCCTCATTTTTGCCTTCATTCTCCCGGCATCAGCACCTTGGTGGCTTGTCGTCATGGGCAGTGTATCCAGCATTGCATTGGGGAAGATGATTTTCGGCGGTATCGGAGGTGCTCCCGTGTGTGCCGCCGCTTTGGGCTGGGCCATTTGTCGCGTCTCCTGGCCACATGCCATGGATATCGAAGCCTGCATGCTCAGTGCGCCGTGGGATTATCCGTTAGGACAATTGAAGCATTTCGGCGTGGAATACATGCATCCTGCAAGCCTTGTAGAGATGTTCTTCGGTAATCAACTTGGCTGGTTGGGGGCCTCACAAGTGGGCGCTGTATTGCTTGGCGGCATCTATCTTCTATGGAAAGGATGGCTACGCCCGTATATTCCTATTGCGTTTCTCGTCGGCGTGTTCATCGGCGCGTTCAGCTTTTACGACTTGGACCCGACCCAATATGCCTCTCCCATATTTCATCTGTTTGCCGGTGGAACGGTTTTCGCCGCTTTTTTTCTCGCCACCGATCCTTCGTCCTCACCGTCCGGTTCTCGTGCCATGATTCTCTATGGATTACTTGGTGGAGTATTGACCGTCATCATTCGCGTTTACGGCAAGTATCCTGATGGGGTGGTGTTCGCTGTTCTCTTGGCGAACTTGTTTGCTCCCCTGATAGAGCGGATTCGGCCCAAACCGTTTGGAGCGAGGTAG
- the rsxE gene encoding electron transport complex subunit RsxE — translation MNTLWKEFSKGLWTDLPPFRLVLGLCPTLAVTKTANNGLGMGLAVIFVLTLSNCMVSLLRNVIPAKVRIACFIVIAASLVVAVELLMQAFAYPLYQQLGIFVPLIVVNCIILGRAEAFASKRSVLPSMADGLGMGLGFTLSLTFLGSLREIFGYGSFFGTDVFGPTFKPFSFMVEAPGAFVCLGLLLAGMNYLTNVQRKRKGLKAIDGPTHDCASCGACGGLGK, via the coding sequence ATGAACACATTGTGGAAAGAGTTTTCCAAGGGATTGTGGACGGATCTCCCTCCATTTCGACTGGTTCTCGGATTGTGTCCCACATTGGCGGTCACCAAAACAGCCAACAACGGTCTGGGGATGGGGTTGGCCGTTATCTTTGTGCTGACATTGTCGAACTGCATGGTGTCATTATTGCGGAATGTTATTCCGGCCAAAGTCCGCATTGCCTGCTTTATTGTTATCGCGGCATCGTTGGTGGTGGCAGTCGAATTGCTCATGCAGGCATTTGCCTATCCACTCTATCAGCAACTCGGCATCTTCGTTCCACTTATTGTTGTCAACTGCATCATTCTCGGGCGGGCTGAGGCCTTTGCTTCAAAGCGTTCGGTTTTGCCTTCCATGGCCGATGGCCTGGGAATGGGGCTGGGCTTTACCCTCTCGTTGACGTTTCTTGGTTCACTTCGTGAGATCTTTGGCTACGGCTCGTTTTTTGGGACCGATGTTTTTGGTCCCACCTTCAAGCCGTTTTCCTTCATGGTTGAAGCGCCAGGCGCGTTCGTCTGTCTCGGACTTTTGTTGGCGGGGATGAATTATCTCACCAATGTCCAGCGGAAGCGCAAAGGCCTCAAGGCCATCGACGGCCCCACACACGATTGCGCATCGTGCGGTGCATGCGGCGGATTGGGAAAATAG
- the rnfG gene encoding RnfABCDGE type electron transport complex subunit G, giving the protein MGEIPKMIVVLSLICGISGFTLAGLRAATQSRIEEQVLTYVQAPAMKHVLQGYDNDPIKDRKSFTLAETGQTITVFPALQNGKLVGVAFETAGKGYGGDIGVMVGFHPQNDRLSGIGITTLKETPGVGTRVTDVAFSSQFHNHSIDSIALSAAGGDIDGVGGATISSTGTVSAVQEAVKIYQAIKNDITSSWNM; this is encoded by the coding sequence ATGGGCGAAATACCAAAAATGATTGTTGTGTTGTCGTTGATTTGTGGCATTTCCGGATTCACCCTCGCCGGATTGCGTGCCGCCACACAAAGCCGGATTGAAGAACAGGTTCTCACGTATGTGCAGGCTCCGGCCATGAAGCACGTGCTTCAAGGGTATGACAATGACCCCATCAAAGACCGTAAATCCTTTACGTTGGCCGAAACAGGACAGACCATCACTGTTTTTCCCGCACTCCAGAACGGCAAACTCGTCGGTGTAGCCTTTGAAACGGCGGGTAAAGGCTATGGTGGCGATATCGGCGTCATGGTCGGCTTTCATCCACAGAATGACCGGCTTTCCGGCATCGGCATCACGACTTTGAAAGAAACTCCCGGAGTTGGAACTCGCGTGACGGATGTCGCGTTTTCAAGCCAGTTTCATAACCACTCCATTGACTCCATTGCACTCAGCGCGGCCGGCGGCGACATTGATGGGGTTGGCGGTGCCACGATTTCCTCAACGGGAACGGTGTCGGCCGTTCAGGAGGCCGTCAAAATTTATCAAGCCATTAAAAACGATATCACCAGCTCCTGGAACATGTGA
- a CDS encoding SLC13 family permease, which translates to MDTYSNSQRIGFFLGPIVFILILLLPLPEGMKPEALRVGAVTALMAIWWITEAIPIPATALLPIALFPTLGIMKSAQSTAPYANHLIYLFMGGFFIAVTMERWNLHRRIAMHTIKIVGSSPNRMILGFMIATAFLSMWVSNTATTMMMVPIGLAVVAQATGLEADDLKVCAHGGVEFNFGKSLMLGIAYAASIGGVGTIIGTPPNTIMVGMIEKMYGQQITFAQWMAFGIPLSVIMLAISWWVLTHFLFSTKGQELGGGEAIIDAELRKLGPMKKEEKKIVWVFAIVALCWILRGFIKIPQIAMMHDATIAIIGALALFIIPSDFKKGRFLLDWKTAVKIPWDVILLFGGGLAIASGFSKTGLAAWIAGNLSILEGTGMVVFIGAVVIMTIFLTEITSNTATATLLVPIMGSAAVAMGVNPYGTIVAACVSASYAFMLPVATPPNAVVFGSGCVTIPQMARTGLYLNIIGAILITFFVVAIMPTLWGLDLSTLPEWAMKAAEVAK; encoded by the coding sequence GTGGATACGTATTCGAACAGTCAACGGATCGGTTTTTTTCTAGGTCCCATTGTTTTCATTCTGATCCTACTATTACCACTGCCTGAGGGAATGAAACCGGAAGCTCTCAGAGTCGGTGCTGTCACGGCGCTCATGGCGATCTGGTGGATCACAGAAGCCATTCCCATTCCGGCAACTGCTTTGTTGCCCATTGCGTTATTTCCCACTCTCGGCATTATGAAGTCGGCTCAGTCGACGGCACCATATGCCAACCACCTTATTTATTTGTTTATGGGCGGTTTTTTTATCGCTGTGACCATGGAACGCTGGAACCTGCATCGGCGCATCGCTATGCATACGATTAAAATCGTCGGTTCAAGCCCCAACCGGATGATTCTCGGATTTATGATTGCGACGGCGTTCTTGTCCATGTGGGTGTCCAACACGGCGACCACGATGATGATGGTCCCCATCGGGCTGGCTGTTGTCGCCCAAGCAACCGGACTTGAAGCCGACGACCTGAAAGTCTGTGCTCATGGCGGTGTCGAGTTCAACTTTGGGAAGTCGCTGATGCTCGGTATTGCTTATGCAGCCTCCATCGGTGGTGTCGGCACCATCATCGGGACGCCACCCAACACGATCATGGTCGGCATGATTGAAAAAATGTACGGACAGCAAATTACCTTTGCCCAGTGGATGGCTTTCGGCATTCCCCTGTCCGTCATTATGCTGGCAATTAGCTGGTGGGTTCTCACACATTTTCTTTTCTCCACAAAAGGCCAGGAACTTGGCGGCGGCGAAGCGATTATCGATGCCGAGCTGAGAAAGCTTGGGCCCATGAAGAAAGAAGAAAAAAAGATCGTGTGGGTTTTCGCTATTGTTGCTTTGTGCTGGATTTTGCGCGGCTTTATCAAAATTCCTCAAATTGCAATGATGCACGATGCCACCATCGCCATTATTGGTGCCTTGGCGTTGTTCATTATTCCGTCGGATTTCAAGAAAGGCCGATTCCTGCTTGATTGGAAGACAGCTGTTAAAATTCCTTGGGATGTCATCTTGCTCTTTGGTGGTGGTTTGGCCATTGCCAGCGGATTTTCCAAGACCGGTCTGGCTGCCTGGATCGCTGGTAACCTGAGCATTCTTGAAGGCACGGGTATGGTTGTCTTTATCGGCGCGGTTGTCATCATGACCATCTTCCTGACGGAAATCACTTCCAACACGGCGACGGCCACCTTGCTCGTCCCCATCATGGGCAGTGCCGCCGTGGCGATGGGCGTTAACCCGTACGGTACCATCGTGGCGGCTTGCGTGTCGGCCTCGTATGCCTTTATGCTGCCAGTTGCAACGCCACCGAATGCCGTTGTTTTTGGAAGCGGCTGCGTAACTATTCCACAAATGGCCAGAACTGGGTTATACCTCAATATCATCGGCGCAATTTTGATTACATTCTTTGTTGTCGCAATTATGCCGACGTTGTGGGGACTGGATTTGTCCACGTTGCCGGAATGGGCAATGAAAGCCGCGGAGGTCGCCAAATAA
- a CDS encoding malic enzyme-like NAD(P)-binding protein: MALYTTQEALDYHSKGHKGKVEVIPCKPCETQKQLSLAYTPGVALACKEIERDPQLSYEYTGRGNLVAVVSNGTAVLGLGNIGAAAGKPVMEGKGVLFKVFADVDVYDINLDVSDPDKLIEIVKAMEPTFGGINLEDIKAPECFYIEETLKKEMNIPVFHDDQHGTAIISGAGLLNALEISGKKIEDLRVVVSGAGASATACSNFYISLGVKRENISMFDSRGHINKSRSGLNEFKQAFAQDVEYASLGDALKGADCFLGLSKGGILSQDMVKGMADHPLIFACANPDPEITYPDAKEARPDAIMATGRSDFPNQINNVLGFPFIFRGALDCNATAINEEMKVAAANALADLAKEPVPDYVMKAYGVEEMEFGPDYIIPKPFDLRVIEWEAAAVAKAAMDTGVAAKTFDIEAYKKELRERLAISRARMKTFIDDYKLDF, from the coding sequence ATGGCTTTGTACACAACGCAGGAAGCACTTGATTATCATTCCAAGGGACATAAAGGGAAAGTTGAAGTTATTCCCTGCAAACCGTGCGAAACACAAAAACAATTGTCTCTGGCCTATACGCCTGGTGTAGCGTTGGCGTGCAAGGAAATCGAGCGTGATCCGCAGCTTTCCTATGAATATACGGGCCGGGGCAACCTGGTCGCCGTTGTGTCCAACGGAACGGCTGTTTTGGGCTTGGGGAATATCGGCGCCGCCGCGGGAAAACCGGTCATGGAAGGCAAAGGCGTGCTCTTCAAAGTGTTCGCCGACGTTGATGTCTACGATATCAACCTTGATGTATCCGACCCGGATAAATTGATTGAAATAGTTAAGGCTATGGAGCCCACCTTCGGCGGAATCAACCTCGAAGACATTAAGGCTCCCGAGTGCTTTTACATTGAAGAAACACTCAAAAAAGAAATGAATATCCCGGTCTTCCATGATGACCAGCATGGAACGGCGATCATTTCCGGAGCCGGCCTGCTCAATGCTCTGGAAATCAGCGGCAAGAAAATTGAAGATCTCCGCGTCGTCGTGTCGGGTGCCGGCGCTTCTGCCACCGCCTGTTCCAACTTCTACATCAGCCTCGGTGTCAAACGCGAAAATATCTCCATGTTCGATTCACGCGGCCACATCAACAAAAGCCGTTCCGGGCTCAACGAGTTCAAGCAAGCCTTTGCACAAGACGTGGAATACGCCAGCCTGGGCGATGCACTCAAAGGCGCCGACTGCTTCTTGGGACTCTCCAAAGGCGGTATCCTTTCGCAAGATATGGTGAAGGGCATGGCCGATCATCCGTTGATTTTCGCATGCGCCAACCCCGATCCGGAAATCACCTATCCTGATGCGAAAGAAGCTCGTCCCGATGCCATCATGGCGACAGGACGGTCTGATTTCCCCAACCAAATCAATAATGTGCTTGGTTTCCCGTTCATCTTCCGTGGTGCGCTCGACTGCAATGCCACGGCCATCAACGAAGAAATGAAAGTCGCCGCAGCGAATGCGTTGGCTGACTTGGCCAAAGAACCCGTACCCGATTACGTCATGAAGGCCTACGGAGTTGAAGAAATGGAGTTCGGACCCGATTACATCATTCCCAAACCGTTTGACCTGCGTGTCATCGAATGGGAAGCGGCGGCCGTTGCCAAAGCCGCGATGGATACGGGTGTTGCCGCTAAAACGTTTGATATCGAAGCCTACAAGAAAGAGCTTCGCGAGCGTTTAGCCATTTCTCGCGCACGGATGAAAACGTTTATCGACGATTACAAACTGGATTTCTAG
- a CDS encoding 4Fe-4S dicluster domain-containing protein gives MKKRFQLMTSSRGSVRTLPEPQHVLLTLCQHEPVVSVGDEVALGQCVASATESDVPDILASVCGTVSAVENESIRIETNGNAVVPPVTFTDRDRVELKTMLLRCGVNVGAVHSSRILVINGVEPEPDITVYGQLLRDEPFLVSEGLRHLMTLVTPETCLLVTAMGASGTLPGVRTKRVPPVYPAGLDPLVIKAATGKENSDDVCVVSIPLLYEIGIVTTTGIPFPSTIFSVNEATYKAAVGTPIGFILSEIGKNVRFGDKIFEGGAFRGDCIRSLDQGLQKGVYGVGVVKKHAYPMVEDAPCISCGECVLVCPSRIDPGMLSRYAEFGLFEKAAEQHLHACMDCGLCGYVCISRRPVVQYLRLAKAELASLYCEPDTVS, from the coding sequence ATGAAAAAACGATTTCAACTGATGACATCGTCAAGAGGATCGGTCAGGACTCTTCCCGAACCACAACATGTTCTGTTGACCCTATGCCAGCATGAACCGGTTGTTTCCGTCGGTGATGAGGTGGCCTTGGGGCAGTGTGTCGCGTCGGCGACGGAGAGTGATGTTCCCGATATACTCGCCTCGGTGTGTGGAACCGTGTCAGCCGTAGAAAACGAAAGTATTCGTATCGAGACCAACGGCAATGCCGTTGTTCCACCGGTGACGTTTACCGATCGTGATCGCGTGGAACTCAAAACGATGCTGCTGCGTTGTGGAGTGAATGTCGGAGCGGTCCACTCGTCGCGAATACTGGTGATCAATGGCGTGGAACCGGAACCGGACATCACGGTTTATGGGCAATTGCTACGTGACGAACCCTTTCTTGTGTCTGAGGGGTTGCGCCATCTCATGACCTTGGTCACACCGGAGACGTGTTTACTCGTTACGGCTATGGGGGCAAGTGGAACATTGCCCGGTGTAAGAACAAAGCGAGTACCTCCGGTATATCCCGCCGGGCTTGATCCACTTGTCATCAAAGCGGCCACCGGCAAGGAAAACTCGGATGACGTGTGTGTTGTTAGTATCCCGCTTCTGTATGAGATCGGTATAGTGACCACGACGGGCATACCGTTCCCATCGACCATTTTTTCCGTCAATGAAGCCACTTACAAGGCTGCGGTGGGAACACCCATCGGTTTTATTCTCAGTGAAATCGGAAAAAATGTCAGATTCGGGGACAAGATATTTGAAGGCGGTGCATTTCGAGGAGACTGTATACGTTCTCTTGATCAGGGCTTGCAAAAAGGCGTGTATGGCGTTGGCGTCGTGAAGAAACATGCCTACCCGATGGTTGAAGATGCGCCATGCATCAGTTGCGGAGAGTGCGTGCTGGTCTGTCCGTCCCGCATCGATCCAGGGATGCTGTCACGGTATGCGGAGTTCGGCTTGTTTGAAAAAGCTGCGGAACAGCATCTTCATGCCTGCATGGATTGTGGGTTATGTGGATATGTCTGTATTTCGCGTCGACCAGTCGTGCAGTATCTCCGCTTGGCAAAAGCCGAATTGGCCAGCCTTTACTGTGAACCCGATACGGTCTCGTAG
- a CDS encoding electron transport complex protein RnfA, with protein sequence MQEYFLLFIAAIFVNNIVLAQYLGNCPFIGTSKKTGVALGMGSAVVFVVTMSTAFTWLVQKYVLDPLDLGYLQTLTFILVIAALVQFVEMFLKKMVPPLYQSLGIFLPLITTNCAVMGIAIICQRKEYDFVTSILFALFSGLGFMLALVVLASIREKLEVTRMPRSIRGVPAGLIMAGIMSLAFFAFQGMIA encoded by the coding sequence ATGCAAGAATATTTTCTTCTTTTTATTGCGGCGATCTTTGTCAACAACATCGTTTTGGCGCAATACCTCGGGAACTGTCCGTTTATAGGCACCTCGAAAAAGACCGGAGTCGCTCTCGGTATGGGGAGCGCGGTTGTCTTTGTCGTGACGATGTCGACGGCGTTTACTTGGCTTGTTCAAAAATATGTTCTCGATCCTCTCGATCTCGGCTACTTGCAAACGCTGACGTTTATCCTTGTGATTGCAGCGCTTGTTCAGTTCGTTGAAATGTTTCTCAAAAAAATGGTGCCGCCGCTGTATCAATCTCTTGGTATCTTCTTACCTCTTATCACGACGAACTGCGCCGTGATGGGGATTGCCATTATTTGTCAGCGTAAAGAATATGATTTTGTCACAAGTATTCTCTTTGCACTGTTCTCCGGCCTGGGGTTTATGTTGGCCCTCGTTGTTTTGGCCTCGATTCGGGAAAAATTGGAAGTGACCCGCATGCCGCGCTCCATTCGAGGCGTGCCGGCGGGACTCATCATGGCGGGCATTATGTCTCTGGCGTTTTTTGCCTTCCAGGGAATGATTGCCTGA